ATAAGCTGACAATTATTTTACAGCTCTAATTGATAAGTAAGTTAAATAGCTAGTCAACTTGTACACTAAGCAACTAGCTGCTATCGTGTAGTTAATAGACGTTTAACGAATAATTTATAACCAAACCATAGTAACTATGACTTAATAAGTATTCCTGTGGTAAAGCACTTCTGTAAATGTGACTAGGACTTTAGCAAATCCAAGACCAGGAAAGTAAGAGTGAATATCGCACTCAGCTATCTGAAGACGGTTAGCAACAGCCACATCAATATAAATGTTTGGCTGCTACTAGCTTTAATAGGAGATTGCAAGTGATCAATATTTACTGTGCAGATATCGGAAACTACAGCAGTATCACCGCCCTCAAAGGTGAAAAACCTCGCGTGATGCGCTCAGTCTTCCAAGATGTGACTTATACCAGCGCCAGAGATTACGACACTGACGATTCACCCTCTGTCAAACTTGATGATAAGGTTTTAGTCCTCGGAGACCGCGCCACCAAGCAGAAAAATTCACAAACAGCAGCAGAAAGAGGTAAAGACCTGCCAGAATTCTTTAAACCGTTTACTTTGGCTGGATTGCGGCAGGATTTTGATGGTGTTGTTCGGTTTCTCGTCCCAGAACATTCTCAATGGCATGAAGACACAATCAGACGGACTCTAGTTGCAGAGCATCAAATTAACGTCAACGGCACAAACTACAGACATCGAATCAAAAACGTTGAATTTTTCCTTGAGACAGATGTGGCTGTAATTAATGCTTACAGAAACGGCAAACTTGACATGGATGGCGACACACTCGCTATTGATATCGGCGGTGGCACAACTAATTATGTCGTTATCACCCCATCCTCGGAAATTCTCACCCGTCGTTCAATTCCTAAAGTGGGTGGTGTCTCTTTGACTAACGACATCATCAATAGTGATTTGATGCAGAGTTACGCCAAGCGCGATAACGTTGCTTTTAAAGTGGCGAAGATGATGGATGCTATTGCTGATGGCTCTTTCACCTACGGACGTAAATATGACTTTAGCTCAGTCTTTCCAGGGTTGTTAGAAAACTGGTTTAACAATCTGATGGATAGCATCACCACAGCTGCTAATGATTATCTTGCCGATGTTACCAACGTGATGCTGATTGGTGGCTGCGCTAATTTAGTCCGTCAAAAACTGAGTACCAAGCAAGGATTTTACATTCCTGTCAATCCCCAACTATCAAACATTCAAGCATTGTTGGCTATGTAAAATGCAAGTACGTTTAGCGGCTCAAGTAGCTCACAAAGTTGAAGGAGTCCGTCTTTCACTTAACTATTCCAAATTGAGTGACACTGTAAATCTGCTATTGGACGCAATCAGACATCAATGGCATTTAAATCTTTCATCTTTGCCTCAAACTGAGGCAGTTAATTTCAAAGTGAGACTAGATAAACGTCATTCAGTCTGGGTATCCCAATATGCAACCGAAAGAGGAATTAGCGTTGCATCTGCCACCAATCTCTTGATTAGTGAATATCTAGCAGGCAATACGATGAATGTTTTGCCTCAGCCTCCAAAAATTGAAACAGAAAATCTTGCATCAATTCCACAAATATCTCAACCAGAACAAGCTACCGAAAAACCGAAAGGTCAGCTATTAGTTAGGAGTCTTAAGTTATGAATCAGACCCGTGTAGTCTTGGACGAGAAACACATACCATTAGCCAAGGAAATCATTGAGCAAACAGGAATCAATACATATTCACAACTATTTACCATCCTGTTGGTGAACTACGGTGACACTCTTGTTCGTTCGTTAAAAAGTGGGAGTGAAAACTAATGCAAAATCTCACTCGCATTCATGATTCAACATTACTAACTCAATCGGGCGTTTATCAAATAGATCGAACTTTATACCGATACCTGTACAAAACAGGCACAATTAACGCTCCACAGTATATCTTCCGTCCTCTTTCTGGACAGCGAAAGAAGGCTGACCTGCATCTGAATCACAAAGCTTTAACTACTCGTTGTTATGCCGTAGAAGGTTTATCTACAAATAGTTATGTAGTCAACCAACAATCACTGCAATTATCCTTATTGTGAGGTGAATATGAGTCAGCAGTCACTACCGGAATTGGTTGTACAAGCCCAACAATTGCTCAGACAAATTCATCAAGATCCACAATACCAAGCTTTGCAATTTGATTCTGATGTCACTTTGGGCGATGTTCGTCAGTTTTTCAATACTTTGCAATCAGAATGTCAAATTAAAGGCGATTGCACCCAAAGACAGCCAATCAGTAATGCGAATCGCTTTTCTATAGCATCAGGTATCAATATAAAGGATCTTAGCAAGATGAGCGACAACATCTTTTCTGTAACCTTGAACGCGCTAACTAATAACGGATGCCCAGAAGAACTGGCTCAGTCAGCAGCATTTATTGTGGCTAATGATGATCCATTTCAACCAGACTTAGGCAGAACTCCCCAGCAGCAGCAGATTATTCAAGAAGCACTACCATACCTGCAATCTGAAGGAATTTATGACCAATTCCAAACAATTGACGAAACGCCAAACCCTTTAACTCATGGGCAGTTTTTAGGAAATTTTGGAGGAGAACTACCGGACGAAACTATTTGGAGGCTTGCACAAGGAGATGAGACAGCACTCTCTGATATTGCTGATGGTGCTACTAAACAGCAGGCTAGTGACATCTTTAACAGACTTAAGGAGTTAGGAGCATGGGAACCATAGAAGTAGTCATTAATTATATTTGTCTTAGTGACGAAGCAAACGGCTTTTGTAGATATTTGCCTGAACTCACATCAAAGATTGAGATTGATGATCCGTCTTGGGATGGGTACACACAACTAGGCATCGCTTCTCCTCTGGCTTGCCCTCTTCACACTCCTTTTTTCAGTGCCAACGACCACGAACGGTATTCTTTGTATCTCTATGGCACTGCTATGAATTTGGAGTGTAAATCATGAACCGAACCGTAAAACTCAAGCTGGATGCACCTGTCACCTATGCTGCTTTAAAGTCCTTAACCAACATCAGCCAAGAAACTATATTTCAAGCACTCGACGGCAACGAGACAGCTGCCGCAGAGGTGGCTGATTTCCGAATTAGACAAACTCAACGCGCCCAAAATGCTAAAGCAGTATTTGGCAACCTCAACCAAGGTTTACAAGCAACTGAGGCAGTCATGGCAGAAGAAACCCAGTTTCTCACAGCCGCAGGTACAAGTATCAACAAAATGGCTGATGGTTGGTCAAAGGTCAGAGTTAGCGATGCCCGTTTGGGCTATGGTCTTCAGCAAAAGGTTATTGCATCTGATAACCAGTTAGCCCAAGAACAGTTTCGGCACGGACGGACGCTTAACCTGCTTGGTGAATCGCACCGTGCAACGCTCAGAGTGATTGAGATTGATGCTACCAAGGCACAATCTCAGGTTTGGCAGCAGGTAAAGGACAAACAGCAAGGTCTTTCACCCGCAGACCGAGCCAAAGAAACACTCAAGGACATTCACAGACACGGTTCTAACGCCATGCGCGGTGTCAAAGGTTTCTTTAGACGGTTGATTGACTAACTAGTAAATTCTCAGGGGTCAACCCTCAATACCGTTCAGGAAAGAAATTTGCTCATGAGGGCAAGCAGGGGTGTAGGGGAGCGGAGGGGCTGAGGAGCAGAGGAGCAAGCCTATACTGAGTCTCCTACTCTACCCCCCCCCCTTTCAAGGGTAGGGATTTTGGGCGTTGCTGAATCATGGGATGATGTTGCCCAATTTGGAACGAGTTATCAATGATTTCGAGCGCCGATTCATCCCGCATTTGTGCAACGCCGGATTTTGTACTTGGTCATTTTTTGACTATTTTAGCCGATGCTTAAATCCTGAAACGACCAAACCACGTTAAACAGTTGAGAAATTTCTCAACTATTTTCGAGATTTTAAAACCCCTACCCTTGAAAGCTCTGTCCCCCTGCCCCTCTAGCTCTTCGTTCTCCTCTGCTCCCCCGCTCCTCTGCTGGCGAGAGCGAAGAGATGTCTTAACCGAACGATATTGGGTTCACTCCTGGGGATAATTCTTTACAAGGTTTGGCCAATGCTAACCAAAAATCAGAAAACACCTATTTATTTTGATGCTGAGATTGTTGATGATTCGCCTATATCTTTAACTGGGGATGAATACGATAGTGAACAAGTCCAACAAGCGATCGCCTCCACTGACACTTCTATCACCATATTTCGTGGTATTGCCCAAGGTGCAGTTTTAGCAGGTTTTCAACTCACCTCAACGCAATCTTTGTATCTGGCTGGCAGTGTAGGAATGTTCCCGGCAGTGGTAGCAGGCTTACCAGTGGGTGCTTCTTTGGCTGCTACCCTCTGCTACCTGCGCTTTGAAAATAGTCTGATTCCCAAAATTACCGACCGTCAAAAGTTGGCTATTGGTGTGACTCGTACCGCGATGTTGGCTGCTAGTTCGAGTAAGCTAACCGGGGATGCCCAACAGATGGACTTTGTAGCCCGTGGCAGTTTCCAAGTATTTACCCAGCAGGTGAGAGAGTTTGAAGGCATTCAGCAACCCAGTCAAAATCATTTTGGCTTTTTGTTGGGCTTTTCCGTATGTGCTGCCATAGCACTGTTTTTATTTTTACGGAAAAAGAGATAATGAAAGATGTTAAACCAACTGAACTTAATCAACGCACCTACAGCCTGCCACTGCGTTTAGGTTTGATTGTTAAACTGTCTGTGGCAGGTGCTTTGGTTTGTGCCATTGCTGGTCATATTGGCGACGGCATGGCTAAGAAAGAGATTTGTTTTTACCCGAAGTCAGCCAGAATCCACGATGCACCCATACTCGCAGGTGAGGGCAGCCCAGAAGAACTATTGCTGGGTAAAAAATATTGTAAGTACGAACAGCGATCGCAAATTCCCGAACCATATTTGAAGGCTAATCAGTACCGCACCAGCAACCCAAACTATAACCCTTGGGCATTCCTCCAGCATGAAAGTTTGTATGTCTTCCGTGAACTGCCAGCCGACAACCCATTTAAGATTCATTTGGGTATTGCAGCGATCGCATTCGGGGGGATAGGTTTGTGGGCCACCAGTAAGGCACAGGATTATCTAGCAGATATCAGACCTCATTACCGAGCTACCAAACAGTTTGAAGGTATTAGAGCATCTTACAGTGTAAAACTTGGTGAGCAACTGTTAGACCTGTCTGGTAACGAACTGCTGAAATACTTGCGTGGCATCAAAATTGCAGAAGCCAGACAGCAATTTATCGCCAGCATT
The nucleotide sequence above comes from Nostoc sp. TCL26-01. Encoded proteins:
- a CDS encoding ParM/StbA family protein, with product MINIYCADIGNYSSITALKGEKPRVMRSVFQDVTYTSARDYDTDDSPSVKLDDKVLVLGDRATKQKNSQTAAERGKDLPEFFKPFTLAGLRQDFDGVVRFLVPEHSQWHEDTIRRTLVAEHQINVNGTNYRHRIKNVEFFLETDVAVINAYRNGKLDMDGDTLAIDIGGGTTNYVVITPSSEILTRRSIPKVGGVSLTNDIINSDLMQSYAKRDNVAFKVAKMMDAIADGSFTYGRKYDFSSVFPGLLENWFNNLMDSITTAANDYLADVTNVMLIGGCANLVRQKLSTKQGFYIPVNPQLSNIQALLAM